In the Styela clava chromosome 8, kaStyClav1.hap1.2, whole genome shotgun sequence genome, one interval contains:
- the LOC120346375 gene encoding uncharacterized protein LOC120346375, whose product MSRNVSSFASDKDEYKTLNNDSHPGEKPTKFSGHVWDQEYWTQCEVVLSILTLFSIYAFICILRYTTMKKSSPTRDTSGKQGRRLYIMLVLASGFTVLRLVSDHVVAFTSSFDDLYCFTTIAASTVMYALALSFVYIFLWMRQSIFYANPVLSKVLNKWVTFFSWSTLVVMLVCGAIMLVLYNLPAVNGWVYQVTEEGCKGILVEDDEIIAAVATALTVYFQISLLALFLYPLLSRKTQKYRSAGSQNNDATKGNGSVSNTDDNLTDGDASSSVRSGKFKVPATKKKNMDSLPLSENESVIDGRVADSGNFSKSSSHGDVSAPESTPKETTSKELSKVEIVSEKATERTKLSEKQKRPSMMFTPRFLKGNFFYRRNQTRNDTAVPQSPTAKRSRAKTLSTASTENESERTASVGSRSKRETKKRHRRTKRTQQGRRMMAYLRKSFYIMMICVVTDIACTVVQARVDVPELVYLVIYDLNIIINLVSIVMSFRDWDLILFPMCARSSSKRHSSSVMGSTRANVDPAASKRRLEALRSVNSKTCSSPALNSPRLPPKLDNSLSYDATEPKSQDVASGKQNYLDLNGKTYELTPPDILVVCCNNRGIKIEMLEYSVLFYLFTGSNNTGTVRSTAFQFTRLSTMNVDNTSSYSPKEPYLERYWLFCESILVLLALSVLYLTACLILHVLKRKTQSRTIWQKKWLEWLPLVSSTLFFLRICSDHVSAFYGWRDDDSCWATVTVSTVLFALSLYAVYIFLWVRQSIFYADSVIKEIINPFVTYVSWFTLGFMLLSGLALSILYNLPQATQWVYRATADGCKEVSVDSPEIIPGVVAATTITFQVTLLVLFVYPLISKETARFRSTNNGEHHQPSSTLSRSDEHKQNEEAENDTVFHPSPESPAHQPQSHLVGKGNPISRLVTSEKSRFVFTQKGIKYSVDTDSESGTELVKDDGDSVWSGKSPTIKRGGAMPLNLNRVAQRRTVIDRVKSIKPGSIFFRPKSSSLSSENMKSPAASDTESRYSGRGATLKRKAKKENARGRRLVAMMKKYAMLMSVCVITDLVSAVIQIIFVLPELVYLVLFDVNLLVNLICVIMTFQEWQKILFPCAIIESNALNRKNAYKSKEKPTSLKKGKKQDRRVEALRQEERRPESRRGTSRRSSGSGYDSADSTSSHIQSHIYRHAVEVETKPLMATSSV is encoded by the exons ATGTCCCGCAACGTGTCTTCATTCGCTTCAGACAAAGATGAATACAAGACACTAAATAATGATTCTCATCCTGGAGAAAAGCCAACTAAATTTTCTGGCCATGTTTGGGATCAAGAATATTGGACACAATGCGAAGTTGTTTTGTCTATATTAACATTGTTTTCTATATATGCGTTCATATGCATCTTGAGATACACAACTATGAAAAAATCAAGCCCAACAAGAGATACAAGTGGAAAACAAGGTCGAAGGTTATACATTATGCTTGTTCTTGCATCCGGATTCACAGTACTGCGATTGGTCAGTGATCACGTGGTTGCATTCACGTCTTCATTTGACGATTTGTACTGCTTCACAACGATTGCTGCCAGCACAGTAATGTACGCTCTCGCGTTGtcttttgtttatatatttttgtggaTGAGGCAAAGTATATTTTATGCAAATCCTGTCTTGTCTAAAGTATTAAACAAATGGGTGACGTTTTTCAGCTGGTCAACATTGGTTGTGATGCTAGTTTGTGGTGCAATTATGCTCGTTCTTTACAATTTACCAGCCGTGAACGGATGGGTATACCAAGTAACGGAGGAAGGCTGCAAGGGCATTTTAGTCGAAGATGACGAAATTATTGCGGCCGTGGCGACGGCACTCACCGTATATTTCCAAATATCACTCTTGGCACTGTTCCTCTATCCTCTTCTCAGCCGTAAGACCCAAAAGTACCGTTCTGCTGGTTCGCAAAATAATGATGCTACAAAAGGAAACGGATCGGTGAGTAACACCGATGACAACCTTACTGATGGAGATGCTTCATCTTCTGTTCGTAGCGGAAAATTTAAAGTTCCAGCAACAAAAAAGAAGAACATGGATAGTCTACCACTGAGTGAAAACGAAAGTGTAATTGACGGACGGGTCGCTGATAGTGGGAATTTCTCCAAGTCTTCTTCACACGGTGATGTAAGCGCTCCGGAGAGCACGCCGAAAGAAACAACATCCAAAGAATTGAGTAAAGTAGAAATTGTTTCAGAAAAGGCGACAGAACGGACCAAATTGTCGGAAAAGCAAAAAAGACCGAGTATGATGTTTACGCCGCGGTTTTTAAAAGGAAATTTTTTCTACCGTAGAAATCAGACTAGAAACGACACAGCCGTACCCCAAAGTCCGACGGCAAAACGATCACGAGCAAAAACCTTGTCAACAGCTTCAACTGAAAACGAAAGCGAGAGAACTGCAAGCGTAGGATCTCGAAGCAAAAGAGAGACCAAGAAAAGGCATAGGCGGACAAA GCGAACACAACAAGGCCGGCGCATGATGGCGTATCTGAGAAAGTCATTCTACATAATGATGATTTGCGTCGTTACTGACATCGCATGCACTGTGGTACAAGCAAGAGTCGACGTTCCTGAATTAGTCTATCTAGTTATTTATGATCTTAATATCATCATTAATCTTGTCTCGATCGTGATGTCATTTAGAGACTGGGATTTGATATTGTTTCCAATGTGCGCAAG ATCATCATCGAAAAGACACAGTAGCAGTGTAATGGGTTCTACAAGGGCTAACGTTGATCCTGCTGCTTCTAAACGAAGACTTGAAGCTTTACGATCCGTGAATTCAAAAACCTGTTCTTCACCTGCATTGAATTCTCCGAGATTACCGCCAAAATTGGACAATTCGCTTTCTTATGATGCGACCGAACCGAAATCGCAAGATGTCGCTAGTGGGAAACAAAATTACCTGGATCTGAATGGCAAAACAT ATGAGTTGACACCTCCTGACATACTTGTCGTTTGTTGCAATAACAGAGGAATAAAAATAGAGATGTTGGAATATTCTGTTTTATTCTACCTGTTCACTGGGAGTAATAATACAGGTACAGTGCGCAGTACAGCGTTCCAATTTACAAGATTATCAACGATGAATGTGGACAATACAAGCAGCTATTCCCCGAAAGAACCGTATTTGGAAAGATACTGGCTGTTTTGTGAGTCAATCTTGGTTCTGTTGGCACTTTCAGTGCTGTATTTGACTGCATGCTTGATTCTACACGTGCTGAAGAGAAAAACCCAAAGTCGaacaatttggcaaaaaaagtgGTTAGAATGGCTTCCTTTAGTCAGCTccacattattttttttacgaATATGCAGTGACCACGTTTCAGCGTTCTATGGGTGGCGAGATGACGACTCTTGCTGGGCCACTGTCACAGTCAGTACGGTATTATTCGCTCTGTCTCTTTATGCAGTTTACATATTTCTTTGGGTGAGACAGAGCATATTTTATGCCGATTCTGTCATAAAGGAAATTATAAATCCATTTGTTACATACGTGAGCTGGTTCACACTCGGGTTCATGTTATTATCAGGACTCGCGTTAAGCATTTTGTACAATTTACCGCAAGCTACACAATGGGTTTATCGAGCCACGGCTGATGGATGCAAAGAAGTTTCCGTTGATTCGCCTGAAATTATACCAGGAGTAGTAGCTGCAACAACAATAACATTTCAAGTAACTCTTctggttttgtttgtttatccATTGATCAGTAAAGAGACCGCACGATTTCGATCTACCAACAATGGAGAACATCATCAGCCATCTTCAACTCTCAGCCGATCAGACGAACACAAGCAAAACGAAGAAGCAGAGAATGATACTGTCTTTCATCCGTCACCAGAATCTCCGGCCCATCAACCGCAATCCCATCTCGTCGGAAAAGGAAATCCAATTTCTCGTCTTGTTACATCGGAGAAATCACGTTTTGTTTTTACTCAAAaaggaattaaatattctgttgATACAGATTCAGAAAGTGGGACTGAATTAGTTAAAGATGATGGTGATAGTGTTTGGAGTGGTAAAAGTCCAACAATTAAACGAGGAGGCGCAATGCCGCTGAATTTAAACAGAGTAGCCCAGAGGAGAACAGTAATTGATCGCGTAAAGTCAATAAAACCCGGAAGTATTTTTTTCAGACCCAAATCGAGTTCTTTGTCCTCAGAAAATATGAAGAGTCCTGCCGCGAGTGACACCGAGTCGCGATATTCAGGACGCGGCGCAACTTTGAAAAGAAAAGCAAAAAA AGAGAACGCGCGCGGGAGAAGGCTTGTGGCCATGATGAAGAAATATGCAATGCTTATGTCTGTGTGTGTAATCACAGATCTCGTATCAGCtgttattcaaataatattcgtTCTACCTGAGCTGGTTTATCTCGTGCTTTTCGACGTGAATCTTCTGGTTAATCTAATATGTGTCATCATGACGTTTCAAGAATGGCAGAAAATTCTATTTCCTTGTGCAATAATCGA ATCAAACGCACTGAATCGAAAAAATGCTTACAAGTCAAAAGAAAAACCAACTTCGctgaaaaaaggaaaaaaacaagatcGACGAGTTGAAGCCCTCCGTCAAGAAGAAAGAAGACCGGAATCCCGTCGTGGCACATCAAGACGTTCAAGTGGGAGTGGATACGATTCTGCTGATTCAACTTCTAGTCATATACAGTCACACATATACAGACATGCAGTCGAAGTCGAAACAAAGCCTTTAATGGCAACTTCTAGCGTTTAA